In Dyadobacter sp. CECT 9275, the following proteins share a genomic window:
- a CDS encoding LacI family DNA-binding transcriptional regulator, with protein sequence MIHCPKCNDVAFIMKAGYIRGKQRYVCKSCHHFFTIAGEHSPQDQQRKRRHQTTIIDIAKAIGISNSTVSRALHGHSDISRETRQAVLEMAAELDYQPNQLAYSLAKNKTNTIGMIVPEFFNSFFPNVIIGAHQILTEAGYNLTIMQSNESYDIEISNTRAMLANRADGLLISLTQETNNFEHLAVFEKRGIPIVLFNRVCDGLEVPKVVVNDFEASFQAVEHLILNGYERIAHLGGPLSLMVSRERLRGYKAALEKHGKPLDENMIIQGMLTQQKARIYGQYLLDLPARPDAVFAVNDSSAIEIMLIAKEKGISIPDELGVVGFSDNPESAYIGPGLTTVRQPTREMGVTVANWILQLLEDDADTEIPERKVLQTELIIRGSSRRRE encoded by the coding sequence ATGATTCACTGTCCCAAGTGTAATGATGTCGCTTTTATAATGAAAGCAGGATACATCCGTGGCAAACAGCGGTACGTCTGTAAATCCTGTCACCATTTCTTTACCATTGCCGGGGAGCATTCACCTCAGGATCAGCAGCGTAAGAGGCGGCACCAGACCACGATTATTGACATAGCCAAAGCAATTGGAATATCCAACTCCACGGTTTCCAGGGCCCTGCACGGTCATTCGGACATCAGCCGGGAAACGAGACAGGCGGTGCTGGAAATGGCTGCGGAGCTGGATTATCAACCCAATCAGCTGGCCTACAGCCTGGCCAAAAACAAGACGAACACCATAGGAATGATTGTCCCTGAATTTTTTAATTCCTTTTTTCCCAATGTGATCATTGGCGCACACCAGATACTGACCGAGGCGGGATACAACCTGACGATCATGCAGTCCAATGAGTCCTATGACATCGAGATTTCCAATACCCGTGCCATGCTTGCCAACCGGGCCGACGGACTGCTGATTTCCCTGACACAGGAAACCAACAATTTTGAGCACCTGGCTGTATTTGAGAAAAGGGGCATTCCAATCGTTTTGTTTAACCGTGTTTGTGATGGCCTTGAGGTACCCAAGGTGGTTGTTAACGATTTTGAAGCATCTTTTCAGGCGGTTGAACATCTTATCTTAAATGGTTATGAACGAATTGCGCATTTAGGAGGCCCCCTTAGCCTGATGGTCAGCAGGGAAAGGCTAAGGGGATACAAGGCGGCCCTCGAAAAACATGGCAAACCACTGGATGAAAACATGATTATCCAGGGAATGCTTACCCAGCAGAAGGCCCGTATTTACGGGCAGTATCTACTGGATCTTCCCGCCAGGCCCGATGCGGTGTTTGCTGTTAACGATTCTTCGGCCATTGAGATCATGCTCATCGCGAAGGAGAAAGGTATCAGCATTCCCGATGAACTGGGGGTGGTTGGGTTTAGCGATAACCCCGAGTCTGCCTATATCGGTCCCGGGCTTACCACTGTCAGGCAGCCCACCCGGGAGATGGGGGTAACCGTTGCCAACTGGATCCTTCAGCTGCTGGAAGATGATGCAGATACCGAAATACCCGAAAGAAAGGTACTTCAGACAGAGCTGATCATAAGAGGGTCGTCAAGAAGAAGGGAATAG